The sequence below is a genomic window from Coffea arabica cultivar ET-39 chromosome 8e, Coffea Arabica ET-39 HiFi, whole genome shotgun sequence.
TATCTTGTATGCTCATCTTGGTTAGCAAGTCCATATACATATGTTCTTCATCTTTACTAGTCATTGCTCATCATCCAGAATGATACAGGAATACTTCTGCGCTTTATATGTAGCACTTACTAGCATGCTTTATTCTGAGGGCATAGTTAAAACATTCATCATGCATAATTATTATTGTTCCTTTACCAAATCTCATGACGTTTCTCTTTTGTTTcaacagaaaaaagaaatatgtaaAACAGAGAAGAAGCATGACAAAAATTGCATTGACATTACAGGAACATTCTATCCACTAGGGAGAACTACTGAGTACTTGAAAGAGATACAAAACCATATACTTTAAATATTTAGAGTAATAATGGTTCCCTCTCATTTTGGGAAACAAAGTAAACAAAAAACCTGAAATTCTATGGGAAACTTAAAGATGCTGAAATAGTTGAGAGGAGAGTATATAGGTGTTGCTAAAAAAGTTCACTCACCAGAAAATGTAAATAGAGATAGCAAATTCCCATCCCGAACTCTTTTCCTTCACAATTCCTGATAACCCATTAGCATCCTGAGATTTTCATTGTAATTCCCAGTAATAATTGCTGCACCACCTAGCAAATAGCAATCAAATTTCAAACTGATATCATTAAATGAATCTATGCTTGTATTTGATTGTGAATAATATGACAGATTCAAGAAACTTACAATGGCAATTATGAATTAAAATGTCAGAAAATTTTTGACATTTCATAAACTATAGCCTAGAGCACATGCTCCACGACAAGCTGCTCTATTAGGAGTTATTAGTAAAACCGGCAAAAAGGAATAATCTTAAGTCACTTTACTTTGATCACGTTAGGAAACATTCTTATCAACAGCCAAGACAAGTAAATGGAGCCACTTGTCTTAAGGTACATCAATACTCAATAGCAGCTTCTTCAGTAATCATGTCTACCATATGGAACAACTGATACAAATGCATGAATTCTCTACAATCTTATTAAAAATGCATTGGATGATAATGCAAGTTTAAAGAAGACTACGCTTTGCATAGCATGCTGAAACCTTCCATCCACATAGTGACATCCCagataagaaaagaaagaaagcaaacATGGATAATACATGTTTAAGATTGCAGAGGAAGGGGGGACTGAATCACACCTTATTCTTTACTCGCAATCAGCCATCCTAGACAGCGTCAATACAGGTGTTTTGTATCTATTTTTAAATATCTCACAATGAGAAACCATAAATCTGGAGCTGCTTCTTCTCATTGATGCTCCCAAAAGTTTGGGTCATAAAATCTGTATTCGGTCACCAAGGATGCAAATCAGTGCAAACAATTGCAGATGAATGCATTGGAAATGAGCCTTTAATGAAATAAGGATACCTGAGAGACATACTAGCTTGAAAAGCCAGTAGTTGACAGCCAAATCTCCAAAAATACCAAATGACGAGACTTTTAAACTGCACGGTCAAACGAATGACACTAGGTAACTATTTGAATTTGACAAAAAACCACCTCTACATCACATACACGATACGGATAAcaatcaaatatatatacaccTTTAACCAGACAAAAGTGCTGGCATTGAGATGATGCAAAAAGCTCTTCAAGACTGAGTCACAGAAAAACCATGACCAATAAAAAGTAATTCACATAGCATCTAAAAAATCAAAGATATGAGCAGTAACTGACTATGGAAGCTTGTAGAGAGAAACTGTGTTAAAGaaaatttgatcaagaaaagtatgcatcaaaagaaaatttgataaatttggTAACACgtggaaaagtaagaaacaaGCATCCAAGATAAATTTTTCTCTGTGATCGGTTACTAATTAAAAGGATTTTCCCCTACatatttctatacatttttGGCATTGGTTAAGCCTTTGAATAGAATACTCACTTTCAGTACGATCACAGATGGGAGGAAGCACAGAAGTCAAATTCAAAACTACCTCAACCTTCCACAACCCAGACTAGCTTCATAATGCTTATATTTGGCAATACAGCTTCTTTGTTGAGATAAAAGTTTATAAAGCACTCCCATCTGAAGAGCCTTGCTACTACACTTGGACCCTTCAATAACTTAACAAAGTCACCTTGTCGACATCTCATTTGCACCTTGCTGCACCTGAGAACTAGTTTTATAAGGCATTCACCTTTGGCAACTATTGCATCATGGAAAACCCTTAGTTGATGATCAGGTTCTGGGTATGTAATATTGAATAACTGGACTTTGCTAATCTTAATGAACCCTCCTgattcatcttgagatgcttgtTACAAGGATCCCATTTCACTACCTTTGACAAATGCTAGTGATAGATGCAACAAGAGAAAACAGACAAAAATGCTGGTTTTAAGTATCACAGATATGCATACTAGAAATGGAGACAACAAATTCATTAACATCCAACATACAGATTCCAAAACCGACCCCTGGAAAAAAACAAGTCAATATTACATATATTATCCAACAATGTAACCACAAACAACAAGAGAATAAGCCCTCTAACCAACATCCTGCTTCCGGAAAGCAGCCTGGTCAAACTGGGTATCCAAATGAATCCTTTGAACCACTGCAGATGCTTTCAGAAGCAACTAAATTCACAGTAATGTCAAGTTTGTGGGTCTCCATCGAGCCCAAAAAGGTAAATCAAATAAAACCCAAGAAATTTGCTATCCTTCAAGAACAGTTTCCTGAAAGAAGCATGCTACATCTGACATAGCAATTTAGCATAGATTAGAACTGCATGCAACAACAAAATAAGCCCTGCACCTCAGATCAGGCATCTGGAGAGCAGCCTATTCAAATTGGAATCTCTAAGTCATTTAGTTACATCTACATACTTCGGACACGATTCAAACCGGAATCTTCTCATCTACAAACACCATTATCAGATATGACATAAGCTGCCCATAATCAAACTGAAGTTTATGATTGTCAGTACTGTCACTTGTGGTAAGAAATACAGTGCAAAAGTAGATACTATAATCATAGTTGTAAACAAAAGACTCTAACAAGAACTTTTTTGACATAGCAAAATGATTTACGTGACCAAATGGCTAAACTCATTAAATCATGTTACCAAAGGAGTTTGCTTACATTTGCGATTTTTTGATAACTATAACCTCCCTAAACATTTCAGCCTATTCAACAGCACCTATCTATGCAATGTACATGATCAACAAGGTACACCATTTAATGTCTGTTAGCAATCTAAAACAAAGCAAGAACCTAGTTATTCACCGCTACACTACCTATCTGCCTTCTGAAGCTCTCTATGTCAAATCTGGAGAAATTTCCACCATCATTCTGCAATTACCCACCTCCTTTTTCTTCCCTCCAGATAAATCACGAAATTGCTGCAACTCAGACTTGAAGGGAATGTTCCTTTTCTTCCCGCTTAAGAGGAGAAGCCGGGATCATGCCCTCATCCTCCCCAAAACGATGATGACCGCAAATGGTATTCCTCGTGCCAATTTCACAGGTAGCCAACTTTGTAGCATCAAAATCCTTATCATCATTGGTCAAAAGTTTCCAGAAAAAATCCACTAAGACAGTCTCATAATTGGGCATCTTAGCATAACCAGGAAAGTAATTAATGTCAACAACAAGATACCTATTTCCAACTTTGGCGTCCCTAATAACATCAAAATTGAATAAATGCAGCTTAGTTGCCCTCCTCAAACCCTTGGCTATCTCATTTATCAAGCTCATTGGGGGCAACTCTGCACTCTCCAAATGCATCAGTTTATAATATTTGTCAGGATTTATCTCATGAGCACCTACGTTAGATACCTGACAGAATGATAAGGACCCCTCCAAGCTCCTCAAATTCTCCTCACTGATGTCAGGCAGAGACTTCCTCTTCACACACTTCACATACTCGCCAACCACGTAGACCTTGAAAATCACCCCACCATGATTTACAAACTCCTGCAACACAATCGGTGGCTTGAGCTTATTCAGCCCGTCATTGTTATAAACCAAAAGCATCTTATGCGATTTCGCGCTGCCATCGGCAACTAACGGCTTGGCAATGACAGGAAATTTCAGACCCTCCTTTTCCACATTCACCTCCGAGACCGAACCAAAATCATAAATCACAGTCTGCTTTGGAATCCCGAACGAAGCCGTCTCCGCCCCTGCTATTTTAGACGGGTCCATTTCGAGCTCCGCCACCACCTGGAGCATCGAAATCCGGTTATGGAGCCGCTCAATTGCCTCCGGCTGGTCAATAATCAAAGCGCTAGGGCTGTTCTCCTCAAACTCCTTCAATTGCCGCTTCCAATCATCACTATACAACTTATGGAGCACGCAATCAAACGGTCCTTGATCTACCAGTTGCCGTTGGAGGTCGATTTGTACCAAATCGATGCCTCTTTCGCACGCGAGTTGCACAAGCGAGCCTTGTATGAAGCTCGCTTGCTTCTTCGGCGCCAACGCATAGCCGACCGCGAACCTTTTCGGCTCCTCCATTGTCCAAATTTCGCGAGAATCAAGAAATGCAGAGGAATTTAATCTTCGATTGGGGAAATCGATGGCTTCAACAGGATTGCCGCATTGcaaaaaaatgcaacaaaacCCCAAATAGCTCAGCACCAATTTCAACCGAAGAAAATGCTAGGGTTTTTGAAATGAAGGAATCTTTCGTGGAAATTGaggttaaagaaaaaaaattgaaatgtaCATGTAGATATAAGCATGTGtgtatatagatatatatatatatatataggttctGTAGAAAGAATAGGAAAGCAGCAAAAAATAAGACCGAGAAAGGCGAGATAGAAAAAAAGTGAGTGAAGTAGGGTATTTATAGGATAAGGGTAGGGAGGGGTCGGCAGGGATTTGATATCTTCACTCGACTGTGCTGTTCAAGTTGACGTGGACGCGCTCCATAAACGCGATTAAACGGGGCGTGACTGTGCGGTATCAGGTAAGCCGAGGGTGATGGATATGGACGGTGAGGATAGGGAGGTCTATTAAGAATGATGGAGGTGAGAATTGTTTGGGATTTGGTGAGCTAGTGGTAGTAGTAGCCATTTTGACTATGGTCTGGTGTTGTATTGATTTGGGGGAATATTTTGGATGGTTAGGGGAGAGTTGAAAAGTGGTCCTAATAATAGCCGTTGACTCCAATTGGGAAATGGGAATAagggataatttaatttaattttttttattttttttgcttcttGTGGATTAGATTCTATTGGTgtattcttttattcttttcttaattaaatAGTAATGGATATGGGATTGGTGTTTGtgagaaattaaaaaatagtaatGATATACGTCCATATTGGTTGAGGAGGGGAATTGGATTTGTTTTATGACTTTTTGGTAAGGGGGCTTTTTCATGATTGTGACTGGAAAGAGAGAAATAGTACTACAAAATTGTGGTGAAtcaaaaagacaaaaaggtCTTTGTTGGATAAAGGGATGTGTCTGAAATTGTCGTGCAATTCAGCTCCATTGAAAAGTTCTAAAAAGCAATTTTCGTGGGTTGGATGTGTTCTTTGTTGCCTACGAAAATGAAAAGAGAGAGATGAAGATCTacgaaattgaaaagaaaaggagataaaaGAAGAGGACAAGTGGTTTGTTTTCTTGCCTAGCTTGAAATAATGGAGAAGGAGGTGACTCAAGCCACTACTACTTGTGGTACATTTCTTGTTTTCATGTTTCTGTGCAACTTT
It includes:
- the LOC113703365 gene encoding inositol-tetrakisphosphate 1-kinase 1-like codes for the protein MEEPKRFAVGYALAPKKQASFIQGSLVQLACERGIDLVQIDLQRQLVDQGPFDCVLHKLYSDDWKRQLKEFEENSPSALIIDQPEAIERLHNRISMLQVVAELEMDPSKIAGAETASFGIPKQTVIYDFGSVSEVNVEKEGLKFPVIAKPLVADGSAKSHKMLLVYNNDGLNKLKPPIVLQEFVNHGGVIFKVYVVGEYVKCVKRKSLPDISEENLRSLEGSLSFCQVSNVGAHEINPDKYYKLMHLESAELPPMSLINEIAKGLRRATKLHLFNFDVIRDAKVGNRYLVVDINYFPGYAKMPNYETVLVDFFWKLLTNDDKDFDATKLATCEIGTRNTICGHHRFGEDEGMIPASPLKREEKEHSLQV